A genomic stretch from Malus domestica chromosome 15, GDT2T_hap1 includes:
- the LOC103455857 gene encoding uncharacterized protein, protein MELFESSTLGLWKESLSSYSSRIELLNKPDLVSLDEFYRHQLPPLLRQRNPNPFITTSELSDLMRWKLSRGKWRPRLLDFVSSLDDSVVKSASEKAFRSLPDISKAISELTVLKGVGPATASAVLAAYAPDVAPFMSDEAMVAALGNSKDYTLKQYLLFANKLQEKAKELSAEGETFTPSDVERALWSCTVGAKLSSQKVQDPKSDTSKSSKRKRKR, encoded by the exons ATGGAATTATTTGAGAGCTCTACTCTCGGTCTCTGGAAAGAATCACTCTCTTCTTACTCGTCTCGCATCGAATTGCTCAACAAACCCGATCTGGTTTCTCTCGACGAATTCTACCGCCACCAACTCCCTCCTCTCCTCCGCCAGCGAAACCCTAACCCCTTCATCACCACCTCCGAGCTCTCCGACCTCATGCGCTGGAAGCTCAGCCGTGGAAAATGGCG GCCGCGGCTGCTGGATTTCGTTTCATCCTTGGATGATTCCGTGGTGAAATCGGCATCCGAAAAGGCGTTTCGGTCTCTTCCGGATATCTCGAAGGCCATCTCTGAGCTCACGGTGCTCAAAGGCGTGGGTCCCGCCACCGCCTCCGCCGTTCTTGCAGCTTATGCGCCCGACGTGGCGCCTTTCATGTCCGACGAG GCTATGGTTGCAGCTCTTGGAAACTCCAAAGACTATACACTTAAGCAGTACCTGTTATTTGCAAATAAATTGCAGGAGAAGGCAAAG GAATTGAGCGCAGAAGGCGAGACCTTCACGCCATCAGATGTAGAGAGAGCTCTGTGGAGTTGCACTGTTGGGGCCAAGTTATCTTCACAGAAAGTACAAGACCCCAAAAGTGATACAAGTAAAAGCTCCAAGCGGAAGAGAAAGCGTTGA